In Rhopalosiphum padi isolate XX-2018 chromosome 3, ASM2088224v1, whole genome shotgun sequence, the genomic stretch GTACGTAGTCGTCGCGAGTGTACATACGTAAAAATAATGGCTCCACAGAAAATAAGATTGTATAACGACGATTATATAAAGTTTGGTTTCACGTTCATTCAAAAGGATGGTATCCAAATGCCACAGTGTGTTATTTGTCACGTTGTGTTAAGTAACGATGCTCTCCGACCAAGTCGACTAGAACGACATTTAACCACAGCTCATCCGATGCTAAAAGAAAAACCTAAAGAGTTTTTTGttgctaaaaaaaattctttaaataaaattaaacttgacAGAACCGGAGAATTTCAAcagaataatgaaaaaattattgaagcTTCATATCACATCGCCTTTATGGTGGCTCAGCAAAAGAAACCACATACATTGGGTGAAACATTAATTAAGCCTAGCATACTTAAAGCCGTTGAAATAGTACTTGGTGAAGAAAGTAAAAGGAAAGTTTCTCAAATATCTCTTTCAGACAATACAATCAAACGACGCATTGATGAATTAGCTTTGGACATACAAAATCAGttgattcataaattaaaaaattccgtATTCTTTACAATTCAGTGTGATGAATCAACTGATGTGGCCAATTGTTGTCAGCTATTAGTTTACTGccgttttataaatgaaaagacTATTGCAGAAGAGCTTATGTTTTCCCAGGCCTTAAGTTCTACCTCAAAAGGCAGTGACGTTTTGTCTGCcatcgatatattttttgatcagAATGGCCTCTCATGGAAAAATGTTGTAGGTGTATGTACAGACGGTGCCCCTGCTATGCTAGGATCACGATCGGGTTTTGTGAAGCTTGCAAAAGATAAAAATCCATCAATAATTGGTTCTCATTGTGTAATACACCGCCAAGCCTTAGCTGCAAAAACGCTgccatttgaaattaaaaatgtactagaagtatgtataaaaattgttaataccaTCAAAAGTAGTGCTCTTAATTCACGTCTTTTTAAGATTCTTTGTTCTGAGCTATCAGCCCAACATTCTGTTTTATTATTCCATACCGAGGTTCGTTGGTTATCCAAAGGAAATATGCTTGAGCGTTTGTACGAATTAAAGTCTGAAGTCGAAATAATGCTTTTACAATTAGGAAAAGACGATCTTCGGGAAAATTTTACTGATGAAAATTTCACATTCTACTTCGCATATCTAGCAGATTTTTTTGAGACTATTAATAACCTAAATCTCAAATTACAAGGGAggaatataaacgtaataatcgCGAACGATACTATCAACTCATTTCTAGAAAAGATACAACTGTGGAAACGCCGAGTAAACAAAGAGACTCCTAATTTTTCGTCTTTCCGTCGACTGAACGAACTTCTCTCTGATGAAGAAGAACCATTTTGTCCTACTGGATTGAAAGATATAGTGATTAAACATCTCGACAGTTTGACTGATGAATTCACTCgatattttccaaatttttcGAACAAAAGTTGGCAATATATGTTAACAAGTTCTCCATTCAGTACTAACGTAGACACATTGCCAGATATAATTCAAGAACAGGCAATCGAGCTGAAGAACGATTCACGGGCGAAAATTGATTTTAACAGTGGTAGCTCTTTGGAAGAATTTTGGGTAAAATACCAACCTATTTATCCTGAAATTTCAAATGAAGCTTTAAAAGTCCTTGTACAATTTTCATCTACATATTTGTGCGAATCTGGGTTCTCCAGCATGgcagttataaaaaacaaacatagaAATCGTTTAGATGTCGCATCTGACTTAAGGTGTTCATTATCAAATATTGAGCCGAACATAAAAAAACTGTCCAAGGAAAAGTGTTGTCagcattaacattatttattaatttcattatgtatttttttatttaccattattattattattattattattattattattaacatctaatttcattatgtatttttttatttaccattattattattattattaacatcaataaaaaagtagtcattctgaataatttaaagtttatttttaaagaacacaaaaaaatatgatcaattttttttcaatttaaaaaagggGGGGCGcgagatttttgaaaatatataaagggGGCGTAGAATAGAATAGCTTGGGAACCACTGAACTAGAGTATTTATTACAGatgtctatattattactatattataagtacataaattaataaactggAATCATTTATTGTCTTATGGACGAAAATTAagattaagaaaaaaaagaagtttttgAAGTGTTAACAAAAGATGACCCAAacgttgatttatttaaaaagtttatcgtagaaataaataataatgtgatggATTTAGTAGAAAGTATGGAAAAaagattcataaaaaaatataaccaaaaatACATACTTACCTAGAAAGTTTTTCACCAATTCATTACTAACACTAGGTTATAAGACGTATCTACTCACGCTTCCTTCAATCCAGTTAatgctttaaagtttaaataatatttttattgctttagcttaaattttatatatttattatacactgcactatacttttcatatttatttatgagcTAGATGGCTTACAAAGTTGCGAACgctcgttttaatttttaaagtaattaaatctCGTTTAAGAAATATAACTATGAACAATACGCACGAAGATAAATCTGGTTTTTATGTTTATGGCTTAGAACAAAGATATTTCGACTAATCTAGATTCTAATCAAGTAATTGAACTATTGAaagattattaaaactattaaactatttgaaaatattttactaatttaggAGAGAAACTAAagacattttgaaattttaagtaaaattatgtcCTTTTGTGGTAGGGGAGGGGAAAATTACATTTGCGGCACATGGTCTGGCTTAATCCATATTTCCCAGGCcgaaaaataagtacctactaaatacTAAACAAGTATGGCGATTTTTTAATAAAGCAGTCTTattagtaaaacatttaaaaatgtatgttcagtattaatattaggtatattataatttattatgtatattgtatactattatgcTATTTTAAAGACCATTATAGGTATGGCCCAAATGGCTCCTTGGTTGCGCCAATGATTGTAGTATTGCACATTTGCACACACCTATGCAGTCATGCATACTTATGATTTATGAAcgagtatgtatatattgtataatattatttttgggaatgtatttatttattaatatttatatataatataataagtaataagtaaccCAAGTAGGGCTCGGGTTTGTATGAATTTGCATATTTGTATTAGTTGATCGTACTGTGCCTGcgttaagtaaaattaaaaaaaaattatattccaaatttctgctaatttattataatagtaataatataatctgtaatggcaattatgaattaattaaataaacataaacatattcgATTTTCAAAAGTCAAAACTAAATTCATAACAAAACGTAGTATGAATGTTAGAATGACGTGTGATCACAAGTCAAAGGATAAAGCTATAAAGGTTGAAAAAGAACCATTTTTAAGGGATCGGATGTAGGCAATATTCTAACGTGAATGATGTGTGACTGCGTGAGTTTCCCGAAcgctatatttaattaaaataataaaatgtactttaaTTAAGATAAACTACGATTACATCCCGAAACGGGATTCGGAAaccgaaataaaatatagttagtactgttaatagttatacatttataaattataatttacaagataacataatatattaaattaaatttcttatgatattattttaaaatacataaatatttgttaattatttttaatatatcattaaatgtgttattattattattatttttatcatacctTTTAGAAAAATTTGTTCTTATgactatatttgtttttaatcaaagcatattatgtattgacgtattgtataaaataaatttcatttttgt encodes the following:
- the LOC132925470 gene encoding SCAN domain-containing protein 3-like; the encoded protein is MAPQKIRLYNDDYIKFGFTFIQKDGIQMPQCVICHVVLSNDALRPSRLERHLTTAHPMLKEKPKEFFVAKKNSLNKIKLDRTGEFQQNNEKIIEASYHIAFMVAQQKKPHTLGETLIKPSILKAVEIVLGEESKRKVSQISLSDNTIKRRIDELALDIQNQLIHKLKNSVFFTIQCDESTDVANCCQLLVYCRFINEKTIAEELMFSQALSSTSKGSDVLSAIDIFFDQNGLSWKNVVGVCTDGAPAMLGSRSGFVKLAKDKNPSIIGSHCVIHRQALAAKTLPFEIKNILCSELSAQHSVLLFHTEVRWLSKGNMLERLYELKSEVEIMLLQLGKDDLRENFTDENFTFYFAYLADFFETINNLNLKLQGRNINVIIANDTINSFLEKIQLWKRRVNKETPNFSSFRRLNELLSDEEEPFCPTGLKDIVIKHLDSLTDEFTRYFPNFSNKSWQYMLTSSPFSTNVDTLPDIIQEQAIELKNDSRAKIDFNSGSSLEEFWVKYQPIYPEISNEALKVLVQFSSTYLCESGFSSMAVIKNKHRNRLDVASDLRCSLSNIEPNIKKLSKEKCCQH